A DNA window from Mycolicibacter terrae contains the following coding sequences:
- a CDS encoding class I adenylate-forming enzyme family protein — MDRFCAALSAGLHSYGAAPCLEFEQKWFSGNDITGYIASVEGQLSRAGIAPDEPVGVVVRNRVPHAAVILGFIAAGRPVAMIYSYQSPESIARDIGALRLPAILADQQDWTGQVRDAVTHVGSAGMALIPEPLAVETIAVRRQVGVAAPDGRLAPGLHILTSGTTGAPKRVPVSTSALQHTVLTMTVGQRSSPDDPPELAYWPFGSIGICQLLAGPYAGRRVVLLEKFTVDEWVRAVKTYRIRRTGVQPAILRMLLDAGVAKADLASLEYLPGGSGPLAPRLREEFESRYGIPLLWAYGATEFAGSVCAWTPELYQRYGRTKPDSSGKPLPGVQVRVVDAATGAALPTDEQGLLEARVQVIGPEWIRTTDLASVDADGFVTIHGRADGAINRGGFKILPETVRAVLVSHPAVRDACVIGIPDARLGQVPAAAVELRHGGATASSEELMTLVRDALPSHHVPVAIVVVEQLPRNAALKVRPADVAALFEGRRS; from the coding sequence ATGGACCGGTTCTGCGCGGCACTGTCCGCGGGTCTGCACAGCTACGGCGCAGCACCGTGCCTCGAATTCGAGCAAAAATGGTTTTCCGGCAACGACATCACCGGCTACATCGCCTCGGTCGAGGGCCAGCTGTCCCGGGCCGGGATAGCGCCGGACGAACCGGTCGGCGTCGTGGTGCGCAATCGGGTCCCGCACGCCGCGGTCATTCTGGGGTTCATCGCCGCCGGGCGTCCGGTCGCGATGATCTACTCCTACCAATCGCCGGAGTCCATTGCCCGCGATATCGGCGCACTGCGGCTACCGGCAATCCTGGCCGACCAGCAGGACTGGACCGGACAGGTGCGCGACGCCGTCACGCACGTCGGATCGGCCGGGATGGCGTTGATTCCCGAGCCGCTCGCTGTCGAAACCATCGCCGTGCGAAGGCAAGTCGGCGTAGCGGCGCCCGACGGTAGGCTCGCACCCGGACTGCACATCTTGACCAGCGGCACCACCGGGGCGCCCAAACGGGTGCCGGTATCGACGTCGGCACTGCAGCACACGGTGCTGACCATGACCGTGGGGCAGCGTTCTTCCCCCGACGATCCTCCCGAACTGGCGTATTGGCCGTTCGGCAGCATCGGCATCTGCCAGCTGCTGGCCGGGCCCTACGCCGGCAGGCGGGTGGTGCTGCTGGAGAAGTTCACCGTCGACGAGTGGGTGCGAGCGGTCAAGACCTACCGGATCAGACGGACCGGCGTTCAGCCGGCGATACTGCGGATGCTGCTCGACGCCGGCGTCGCCAAAGCAGATCTGGCCTCGCTGGAGTACCTGCCCGGCGGGTCCGGCCCGCTGGCCCCGCGGTTGCGCGAGGAATTCGAGAGCCGCTACGGCATACCGCTGCTCTGGGCGTACGGCGCCACGGAATTCGCCGGCTCGGTCTGCGCCTGGACACCGGAGCTGTATCAGCGCTATGGCCGGACAAAGCCGGACAGTTCAGGCAAGCCACTGCCGGGGGTGCAGGTACGCGTCGTCGACGCGGCTACCGGCGCCGCGCTGCCGACGGACGAGCAGGGGCTTTTGGAAGCCCGCGTACAGGTGATCGGACCGGAGTGGATCCGCACCACCGATCTCGCGTCGGTGGATGCCGACGGTTTCGTCACGATTCACGGGCGCGCGGATGGCGCGATCAACCGCGGCGGTTTCAAGATCCTGCCGGAAACGGTGCGCGCGGTGTTGGTGTCACATCCGGCGGTGCGCGACGCGTGTGTGATCGGCATCCCTGATGCCAGGCTGGGCCAGGTTCCAGCGGCCGCAGTCGAACTGCGGCACGGTGGCGCCACCGCCTCGAGCGAGGAGCTGATGACGCTGGTCCGCGACGCATTGCCCAGCCATCATGTGCCGGTGGCGATCGTCGTCGTCGAACAACTGCCGCGCAATGCCGCGCTCAAGGTGCGACCCGCCGATGTCGCCGCGCTGTTCGAGGGGCGACGGTCATGA
- a CDS encoding CbbQ/NirQ/NorQ/GpvN family protein produces MSSDLYYSNGNEVRLFEQAFTRKIPVMLTGPTGCGKTRFVEHMGSLLGRPVITISCHDDLTSADLVGRFMVTGGDVTWTDGPLTRAVKTGAICYLDEVVEARHDSLAILHSLTDHRRTLYLDRADEVVPAPDDFMLVCSYNPAYRSSLKELKPSFRQRFATLPMTYLPPEREAQAVVAETGIELAAAQRLVQCAIAIRTADEAFHFEPPSTRVLVTAAQLIAAGAGELEAAEACVLAPLSTDGAISEGLREIAAAVLLDADKL; encoded by the coding sequence ATGAGCAGCGACTTATATTACTCGAACGGAAACGAGGTCCGACTCTTCGAGCAGGCCTTCACTCGGAAGATCCCGGTGATGCTGACCGGCCCGACCGGCTGCGGTAAGACCCGGTTCGTCGAACATATGGGATCACTGCTGGGGCGACCCGTCATCACCATCAGCTGCCACGACGACCTGACCAGCGCGGATCTCGTCGGACGTTTCATGGTGACCGGCGGTGACGTCACCTGGACCGACGGACCACTGACCAGGGCGGTCAAAACCGGTGCCATCTGCTACCTCGACGAGGTGGTGGAGGCGCGTCATGACTCACTGGCGATTCTGCACTCGCTCACCGATCATCGGCGCACGCTGTACCTGGACCGGGCCGACGAAGTGGTCCCGGCGCCAGACGATTTCATGCTCGTGTGCTCCTACAACCCGGCGTACCGGAGTTCGTTGAAAGAACTCAAACCGTCATTCCGGCAGCGCTTCGCCACCTTGCCGATGACCTATCTTCCCCCCGAGCGGGAGGCGCAGGCCGTCGTCGCGGAGACGGGCATCGAACTCGCCGCCGCGCAGCGACTCGTGCAGTGCGCCATCGCCATCCGCACCGCCGACGAGGCGTTCCACTTCGAGCCGCCGTCGACCCGGGTGCTGGTCACCGCGGCACAGCTCATCGCGGCCGGTGCCGGCGAACTGGAAGCGGCCGAAGCGTGCGTCCTTGCGCCGCTGAGCACCGACGGCGCCATCAGTGAAGGGCTGCGTGAGATCGCGGCCGCAGTTCTGCTCGACGCCGACAAACTCTAG
- a CDS encoding cytochrome P450, whose protein sequence is MTDVHVAPAVPHFAYTDLPMARDRGEGWAALRDLGPVVYGEGAYYLTRRDDVLAALRDWEVFSSRIPYGDMISPVPLVPLGFDPPDHTRYRQLLHRYFSPQTLMALLPSLQSQAAELIAGIAEHDRCEVMAELATPYPSQVFLTLFGLPLEDRDRLVAWKNAIIALSLTDDPASVDLTPTVELFGYLTEAVARQRKEPRPGILSEVLHGADPLDDDEATGLSLVFVLAGLDTVTAMIGMTMLELARRPGLRAELRADPDGVAVFVEEMIRLEPAAPVVGRATTCPVTVAGIEIPAGAQVRLCLGAINRDGSDEFSGGELVLDGKVHKHWGFGGGPHRCLGSHLARMELKLVVSEWLARIPDFGIAPGFVPEITWPSATCALPALPLRLGLQS, encoded by the coding sequence ATGACTGACGTGCACGTGGCACCGGCGGTGCCGCACTTCGCTTACACCGACCTGCCGATGGCCCGCGATCGTGGTGAAGGGTGGGCGGCGCTGCGCGATCTCGGGCCGGTGGTGTACGGCGAGGGCGCCTACTACCTCACCCGTCGCGATGATGTGCTTGCCGCGCTGCGTGACTGGGAGGTCTTCTCCTCGAGGATCCCCTACGGCGACATGATCAGCCCGGTTCCGCTGGTGCCGTTGGGGTTCGACCCGCCCGACCACACCCGGTACCGGCAGCTGTTGCATCGCTACTTCAGCCCCCAGACCCTGATGGCCCTGCTGCCCTCGCTGCAGTCGCAGGCCGCCGAGCTCATCGCCGGGATCGCCGAGCACGATCGGTGTGAGGTGATGGCCGAATTGGCCACCCCCTACCCCTCGCAGGTGTTCCTCACGCTGTTCGGTCTGCCCCTGGAGGATCGGGACCGCCTGGTCGCCTGGAAGAACGCGATCATCGCGTTGAGTCTGACCGACGACCCCGCCAGCGTGGATCTGACCCCGACAGTGGAGCTGTTCGGCTACCTCACCGAAGCGGTTGCCCGACAACGTAAGGAACCGCGTCCCGGCATTCTCTCGGAAGTGTTGCACGGCGCAGACCCGCTCGACGACGACGAGGCCACCGGGCTGTCCCTGGTGTTCGTGCTGGCCGGGTTGGACACCGTCACCGCCATGATCGGCATGACGATGCTGGAACTGGCCCGCCGGCCCGGGTTGCGCGCGGAATTGCGCGCCGACCCTGACGGTGTCGCGGTCTTCGTCGAAGAGATGATCCGCCTCGAACCTGCGGCACCCGTCGTCGGGCGAGCGACCACCTGCCCGGTCACTGTCGCCGGTATTGAGATTCCCGCGGGCGCCCAGGTCCGCCTCTGCCTCGGTGCGATCAATCGAGACGGCAGCGACGAGTTTTCCGGGGGTGAGCTCGTCCTCGACGGAAAGGTGCACAAACACTGGGGATTCGGCGGCGGACCACACCGCTGCCTGGGCTCACACCTCGCTCGGATGGAGCTCAAGCTCGTGGTCTCGGAATGGTTGGCCCGCATTCCCGATTTCGGGATCGCGCCGGGTTTCGTACCTGAGATCACCTGGCCGTCGGCGACGTGCGCGCTGCCCGCGCTGCCGCTCAGGCTCGGGTTGCAATCATGA
- a CDS encoding GntR family transcriptional regulator, with the protein MGAPDFPVRSQLSEDVARFVRKRIFNGDYAAGQYVRLDQLAAELGVSVTPVREALFGLRAEGLLDQQPHRGFVVLPVTRRDITDVSDVQAHIGGELAARAAANITDDQLRELDEIQHQLEAAYTADDEELAVRLNHEFHRAINVAADSPKLAQLMYQITRYAPESVFPTVSGWPAESTRHHRAVLAALAKRDEDLARTAMAEHLAAGAVPMIEHLVERGVVEPTDRH; encoded by the coding sequence GTGGGCGCCCCCGACTTCCCGGTGCGGTCACAGCTCTCCGAGGACGTGGCCCGCTTTGTGCGCAAGCGAATCTTCAACGGGGACTATGCGGCTGGGCAGTACGTGCGGCTGGACCAGCTGGCCGCCGAGCTGGGCGTCAGCGTGACCCCGGTGCGCGAGGCGCTGTTCGGGCTGCGCGCCGAGGGGCTGCTCGACCAGCAGCCGCATCGCGGATTCGTCGTGCTCCCGGTGACGCGGCGCGATATCACCGACGTCTCCGACGTCCAGGCGCACATCGGCGGCGAGCTCGCCGCGCGGGCGGCGGCCAACATCACCGACGACCAGTTGCGCGAACTCGACGAGATCCAGCACCAACTCGAAGCGGCCTACACCGCCGATGACGAAGAACTGGCGGTGCGGCTCAACCACGAGTTCCACCGCGCCATCAATGTCGCCGCCGATTCGCCCAAGCTCGCCCAGCTGATGTACCAGATCACCCGGTACGCACCGGAATCGGTGTTTCCCACCGTGTCGGGCTGGCCGGCCGAATCGACCCGGCACCACCGCGCCGTGCTGGCGGCGCTGGCCAAGCGCGACGAAGATCTGGCCCGCACCGCGATGGCCGAGCATCTGGCCGCCGGGGCGGTGCCGATGATCGAGCACCTCGTCGAGCGCGGCGTGGTGGAGCCGACCGACCGGCATTAG
- a CDS encoding acyl-CoA dehydrogenase family protein, whose protein sequence is MTKLAQTLGLTEFQTEILDTVRRFVDKEVIPAAGELERTDTYPQTIVDSMREMGLFGLMIPEEYGGLGESLLTYALCVEELARGWMSVSGVLNTHFIVAYMLRQHGTDEQKQRFLPRMATGETRGAFSMSEPELGSDVAAIRTRATRQADGGYVIDGQKMWLTNGGSSTLIAVLVRTDEGADKPHRNLTAFLVEKPVGFGEVVPGLTIPGKLDKLGYKGIDTTELIFDGYAAAADDVLGGVPGQGFFQMMDGIEVGRVNVSARACGVGIRAFELAVRYAQQRETFGKPIAEHQAIAFELAEMATKVEAAHLMMVNAARLKDSGERNDVAAGMAKYLASEFCSEVTQQSFRIHGGYGYSKEYEIERLMRDAPFLLIGEGTSEIQKQIISKRLLADYRI, encoded by the coding sequence GTGACCAAACTCGCACAAACCTTGGGGCTCACCGAGTTCCAGACCGAGATCCTCGACACCGTGCGTCGATTCGTGGACAAGGAAGTCATTCCGGCGGCCGGCGAGCTGGAGCGGACCGACACTTATCCGCAGACCATCGTGGACTCGATGCGGGAGATGGGCCTGTTCGGGCTGATGATCCCAGAGGAATACGGCGGGCTCGGGGAATCCCTGCTCACCTACGCGCTGTGCGTCGAGGAGTTGGCCCGCGGCTGGATGAGCGTCTCCGGGGTGCTGAACACCCATTTCATCGTCGCCTACATGTTGCGTCAGCACGGCACCGACGAGCAGAAACAGCGTTTCCTGCCGCGGATGGCCACCGGTGAGACCCGCGGCGCGTTCTCGATGTCCGAGCCCGAACTGGGCTCCGACGTCGCCGCGATCCGTACTCGCGCCACCCGCCAGGCCGACGGCGGATACGTCATCGACGGACAGAAGATGTGGCTGACCAACGGTGGTAGTTCCACGTTGATCGCCGTACTGGTGCGTACCGACGAGGGCGCCGACAAACCGCATCGCAACCTGACCGCCTTCCTGGTGGAAAAGCCCGTCGGCTTCGGCGAAGTGGTTCCCGGCCTGACGATTCCGGGCAAGCTCGACAAGCTCGGCTACAAGGGCATCGACACCACCGAGCTGATCTTCGACGGGTACGCCGCCGCCGCCGACGACGTGCTGGGCGGGGTGCCCGGCCAGGGTTTCTTCCAGATGATGGACGGTATCGAGGTGGGCCGGGTCAATGTGTCGGCGCGGGCCTGTGGGGTGGGCATCCGGGCGTTCGAGCTCGCGGTGCGCTACGCCCAGCAGCGCGAGACCTTCGGCAAACCTATCGCCGAGCATCAGGCGATCGCCTTCGAGCTCGCCGAGATGGCGACCAAAGTCGAAGCGGCGCACCTGATGATGGTCAATGCCGCCCGGCTCAAGGACTCCGGCGAGCGCAACGACGTGGCCGCCGGGATGGCCAAATACCTGGCCAGCGAGTTCTGCTCGGAGGTCACCCAGCAGAGTTTCCGGATCCACGGCGGCTACGGCTACTCCAAGGAGTACGAGATCGAACGGCTGATGCGCGATGCACCGTTCCTGCTGATCGGCGAGGGCACCAGCGAGATCCAGAAACAGATCATCAGCAAGCGACTGCTCGCCGACTACCGGATCTGA
- a CDS encoding mycofactocin-coupled SDR family oxidoreductase produces MTGRLTDKVAFITGAARGQGRAHAVRMATEGADIIAIDVAGKLPDCVPYDSASPEELAETVQLVKATGRRIVSSVVDTRDYDGLREAADAGVAALGRLDIIVANAGITAPQVWDAITPESFRDVMDVNVTGTWNTVMAGAQHIIDGGRGGSIILISSAAGIKMQPFMIHYTASKHAVTGMARGFAAELGKHSIRVNSLHPGAVNTPMGTGEMMAALHRANETNPGLMNMVTPFLPDYIAEPEDIADAVCWLASDESRMVTASRIPVDLGSTQY; encoded by the coding sequence ATGACGGGACGACTAACCGACAAGGTGGCTTTCATCACGGGCGCGGCGCGCGGGCAGGGCCGCGCGCATGCGGTGCGGATGGCTACCGAGGGCGCCGACATCATCGCGATCGATGTAGCCGGCAAACTCCCGGACTGCGTGCCGTATGACTCGGCGAGCCCGGAGGAGCTCGCCGAGACGGTGCAGCTGGTGAAAGCCACCGGTCGGCGCATCGTGTCCTCGGTTGTCGACACCCGCGACTACGACGGATTGCGTGAAGCCGCCGACGCCGGCGTGGCCGCATTGGGGCGGCTGGACATCATCGTCGCCAACGCCGGTATCACCGCGCCCCAGGTCTGGGATGCCATCACCCCGGAGTCATTTCGCGATGTGATGGACGTCAACGTGACCGGCACCTGGAATACGGTGATGGCCGGCGCGCAGCACATTATCGACGGCGGCCGGGGCGGGTCGATCATCCTGATCAGCTCGGCAGCCGGAATCAAGATGCAGCCGTTCATGATCCACTACACGGCCAGCAAGCACGCGGTCACCGGGATGGCCCGCGGGTTCGCCGCCGAACTGGGTAAGCATTCGATTCGGGTGAACAGCCTGCACCCCGGTGCGGTCAACACGCCGATGGGCACCGGCGAGATGATGGCGGCGTTGCACCGGGCCAACGAGACCAACCCCGGCCTGATGAACATGGTGACGCCGTTCCTGCCCGACTACATTGCCGAGCCGGAAGATATCGCAGACGCTGTCTGCTGGCTGGCCAGCGATGAATCACGCATGGTCACCGCATCACGAATCCCGGTCGATCTGGGGTCCACCCAGTACTGA
- a CDS encoding acetyl-CoA C-acetyltransferase → MFKSLTAVELGVAALKGLLDRTGLPADVIDDVVLGHCYPNSEAPAIGRVVALDSGLPVTVPGMQVDRRCGSGLQAVLQACLQVSSGDCDVVIAGGAESMSNVAFYSTDMRWGGARGGVRIHDGLARGRTSAGGRHYPVPGGMLETAENLRREYGISRTEQDELAVTSHRRAVAAQQSGVLAEEIIGVTVSSRAGEEFIDTDEHPRADTSVESLAKLKPVLGKTDPDATVTAGNSSGQNDAASMCVVTTREKAEQLGLTPLVRLVSWGVAGVAPNFMGIGPVPATDVALGKAGLRLADIDLIELNEAFAAQALAVMAAWEFGAADRERTNVHGSGISLGHPVGATGGRMLATLARELNRRGARYGLETMCIGGGQGLAAVFERVEP, encoded by the coding sequence ATGTTCAAGTCGTTGACCGCCGTCGAGCTCGGCGTCGCCGCTCTCAAAGGCCTGCTGGACCGCACCGGTCTGCCCGCCGACGTGATCGACGACGTGGTGCTCGGCCACTGCTATCCCAATAGTGAGGCACCGGCCATCGGACGCGTGGTCGCGCTGGATTCCGGTCTGCCCGTGACGGTTCCGGGCATGCAGGTCGACCGCCGCTGCGGCTCCGGGCTGCAGGCGGTACTGCAGGCCTGCCTACAGGTGAGCAGCGGCGATTGCGACGTGGTGATCGCCGGCGGCGCGGAGAGCATGAGCAACGTGGCGTTCTACTCCACCGACATGCGCTGGGGCGGGGCCCGCGGCGGGGTCCGGATACACGACGGCCTGGCGCGCGGTCGGACCTCCGCCGGCGGCCGGCACTACCCGGTGCCCGGCGGCATGCTGGAGACCGCCGAGAACCTGCGCCGGGAGTACGGCATCTCCCGCACCGAGCAGGATGAGCTGGCGGTGACCTCGCACCGGCGCGCGGTGGCCGCCCAGCAGTCCGGGGTGCTGGCCGAGGAGATCATCGGCGTCACCGTGAGCTCCCGTGCCGGCGAGGAGTTCATCGACACCGACGAGCATCCCCGGGCCGACACCTCGGTGGAGTCGCTGGCCAAGCTGAAACCGGTGCTGGGCAAAACCGATCCGGACGCCACCGTCACCGCGGGCAACTCCAGCGGCCAGAACGACGCGGCGTCGATGTGCGTGGTGACCACCCGCGAGAAGGCCGAGCAGCTGGGTCTGACCCCATTGGTGCGACTGGTGTCGTGGGGAGTCGCGGGAGTCGCGCCCAACTTCATGGGGATCGGGCCGGTACCCGCCACTGATGTCGCACTGGGCAAGGCCGGGCTGCGACTGGCCGACATCGACCTCATCGAGCTCAACGAGGCGTTCGCCGCGCAGGCACTCGCGGTGATGGCCGCCTGGGAGTTCGGCGCCGCCGACCGGGAACGAACCAACGTGCATGGTTCGGGAATCTCGCTGGGGCATCCGGTCGGCGCGACCGGTGGGCGGATGCTGGCCACGCTGGCCCGCGAGCTCAACCGGCGCGGCGCCCGCTATGGACTGGAGACCATGTGCATCGGCGGCGGCCAAGGGCTCGCCGCCGTCTTCGAAAGGGTCGAGCCGTGA
- the fabG gene encoding 3-oxoacyl-ACP reductase FabG has product MSLLTGQTAVVTGGAQGLGYAIAERFIAEGARVVLGDVNLAATEEAAAQLGGSEVARAVRCDVTSSAEVEALVAAAVEMFGGLDVMVNNAGITRDATMRKMTEEQFDQVISVHLKGTWNGLRAAAAIMREQKRGAIVNMSSISGKVGMVGQTNYSAAKAGIVGMTKAASKELAYLGVRVNAIQPGLIRSAMTEAMPQRIWDSKVAEVPLGRAGEPDEVANVALFLASGMSSYMTGTVLEVTGGRHL; this is encoded by the coding sequence GTGTCCTTGCTGACCGGTCAAACAGCGGTCGTCACCGGCGGCGCCCAGGGGCTGGGCTACGCGATCGCGGAGCGATTCATCGCCGAAGGTGCCCGGGTGGTGCTCGGCGACGTGAACCTGGCGGCCACCGAGGAGGCCGCCGCGCAGCTGGGCGGATCCGAGGTAGCGCGAGCGGTGCGCTGTGATGTCACCAGTTCCGCCGAGGTCGAAGCGTTGGTCGCCGCCGCGGTGGAGATGTTCGGCGGCCTGGACGTCATGGTGAACAACGCCGGCATCACCCGCGACGCCACCATGCGCAAGATGACCGAGGAGCAGTTCGACCAGGTGATCTCGGTACACCTCAAGGGCACCTGGAACGGACTGCGCGCGGCCGCCGCGATCATGCGGGAGCAGAAGCGCGGCGCGATCGTCAACATGTCCTCGATCTCCGGCAAGGTCGGCATGGTCGGGCAGACGAATTACTCGGCGGCCAAGGCCGGCATCGTCGGGATGACCAAGGCGGCCAGCAAGGAGCTGGCGTACCTGGGGGTGCGGGTGAACGCAATCCAGCCCGGGCTGATCCGCTCGGCGATGACCGAGGCGATGCCGCAGCGCATCTGGGACTCCAAGGTGGCCGAGGTGCCACTGGGCCGGGCCGGGGAGCCCGATGAGGTGGCCAATGTCGCGCTGTTCCTGGCCTCCGGGATGTCGTCCTACATGACCGGCACCGTGCTCGAAGTAACTGGCGGCAGGCATCTGTGA
- a CDS encoding acyl-CoA dehydrogenase family protein has translation MSEVSDEDFAEILAQTRYFVRSSVVPREAEILAEDRVPDDLREQAKAMGLFGYAIPQEWGGLGLDLAQDVELAMELGYTSLAVRSMFGTNNGIAGQVLVGFGTQEQKSRWLAPIATGDVVASFALTEPGAGSNPAGLLTKAVRDGSDWLITGQKRFITNAPTAELFIVFARTRPADEQGAGIAVFLVPAEADGVEVGVKDAKMGQEGAWTSDVSFTGVRVSDAALVGGSEDLGYRAALTSLARGRVHIAALAVGAAQRALDESVGYAATATQGGTPIGNFQLVQAMLADQQTGVLAGRAMVRDAARKWVTDEDRRIAPSAAKLFCTEMAGKVADLAVQVHGGTGYMRGVPVERIYRDVRLLRLYEGTSEIQRLIIGSGLVKAAQRQS, from the coding sequence ATGAGTGAAGTCAGCGACGAGGATTTCGCCGAGATTTTGGCCCAGACCCGCTATTTCGTTCGCAGCTCGGTGGTTCCGCGCGAAGCCGAGATCCTCGCCGAGGACCGCGTTCCCGACGATCTGCGCGAACAGGCCAAGGCGATGGGCCTGTTCGGCTACGCCATCCCGCAGGAGTGGGGCGGGCTGGGCCTGGACCTCGCCCAGGACGTCGAGTTGGCCATGGAGTTGGGCTACACATCGCTGGCGGTGCGCTCGATGTTCGGCACCAACAACGGCATCGCCGGTCAGGTGCTGGTCGGGTTCGGCACGCAGGAACAGAAGAGCCGCTGGCTGGCCCCCATCGCCACCGGTGACGTCGTGGCCTCCTTCGCGCTCACCGAACCGGGTGCGGGTTCCAACCCGGCCGGGCTGCTGACCAAGGCGGTCCGCGACGGTTCGGATTGGCTGATCACCGGCCAGAAGCGGTTCATCACCAACGCGCCCACGGCCGAGCTGTTCATCGTCTTCGCCCGCACCCGCCCGGCCGACGAGCAGGGCGCAGGCATCGCGGTCTTTCTGGTGCCCGCCGAGGCCGACGGGGTCGAGGTGGGCGTCAAGGACGCCAAGATGGGCCAGGAAGGGGCGTGGACGTCCGATGTGAGCTTCACCGGCGTACGCGTCTCCGATGCGGCGCTGGTCGGCGGGAGCGAAGATCTCGGCTATCGGGCGGCATTGACGTCGCTGGCCCGAGGCCGGGTGCACATCGCCGCGCTGGCGGTCGGCGCGGCCCAGCGCGCGCTCGACGAGTCGGTCGGCTATGCGGCCACCGCCACTCAGGGCGGCACCCCGATCGGCAACTTTCAACTGGTGCAGGCGATGCTGGCCGACCAGCAGACCGGCGTTTTGGCCGGCCGCGCCATGGTTCGTGACGCCGCGCGCAAGTGGGTCACCGACGAAGACCGGCGAATCGCGCCGTCGGCGGCGAAGCTGTTCTGCACCGAGATGGCCGGCAAGGTCGCCGATCTCGCGGTACAGGTCCACGGCGGCACCGGTTACATGCGGGGGGTACCGGTCGAACGCATTTACCGCGATGTCCGGCTGCTGCGCCTATATGAGGGCACCAGCGAGATCCAACGGCTGATCATCGGCTCGGGTCTGGTCAAAGCGGCGCAACGCCAATCGTGA